The Leptospira bouyouniensis genome contains a region encoding:
- a CDS encoding protein-glutamate methylesterase/protein-glutamine glutaminase, giving the protein MKKIKVFVIDDSAVVRQVLTEIFKQDSQFHFLGSASDPIFAMDKMNHDWPDVIVLDIEMPRMDGLSFLKKIMTERPTPVVICSTLTTEGSETAILAMNLGACDIITKPKIGLKDFLNESTIALTDAVIAAASASTKHLQNPSQTKEYKIQLEKKQELSSLQATEKIIAIGTSTGGTIALEQVLTKLPKENTPGIVIVQHMPEKFTEAFAKRLDSICEIRIKEANDGDRVVRGLALIAPGNKHMTLKRSGAQYYVEIKDGPLVNRHKPSVDVLFRSVARQAGKNARGIIMTGMGDDGAAGLQEMKEAGAETIAQNEETSVVFGMPKEAIKRGCVDHILPLTEIYKKIVGFD; this is encoded by the coding sequence ATGAAAAAAATTAAAGTTTTTGTCATCGATGATTCAGCTGTTGTCAGGCAAGTTCTAACAGAGATTTTTAAACAAGATTCTCAATTTCATTTTTTAGGGAGTGCATCAGACCCCATCTTTGCCATGGACAAAATGAATCATGATTGGCCAGATGTAATTGTACTCGATATTGAAATGCCAAGGATGGATGGTCTTTCATTTTTAAAAAAAATTATGACAGAAAGACCGACACCTGTTGTGATTTGTTCCACCCTCACAACAGAAGGTTCGGAAACAGCAATTCTTGCAATGAACCTCGGTGCTTGTGATATCATCACTAAACCAAAAATTGGTTTAAAAGATTTTTTAAATGAAAGTACAATTGCACTTACTGATGCCGTTATCGCTGCCGCTTCAGCGAGCACCAAACACCTACAAAATCCTTCTCAAACGAAAGAATATAAAATCCAATTGGAGAAAAAACAAGAACTCTCCTCTTTACAAGCAACAGAAAAAATCATTGCGATCGGAACCTCTACAGGTGGTACGATTGCCCTTGAACAAGTGTTAACAAAACTCCCTAAAGAAAATACTCCAGGCATTGTGATTGTACAACATATGCCTGAAAAATTTACTGAGGCTTTTGCCAAACGATTGGATTCTATTTGTGAGATCCGAATCAAAGAAGCAAATGATGGCGACAGAGTGGTACGAGGTCTTGCCCTTATTGCCCCAGGAAACAAACATATGACTCTCAAACGTTCGGGTGCACAGTATTATGTAGAAATAAAAGATGGACCACTTGTGAATCGTCACAAACCATCTGTTGACGTTTTGTTTCGATCTGTTGCCAGACAGGCAGGAAAAAATGCAAGAGGCATCATCATGACAGGAATGGGAGATGATGGAGCAGCTGGTTTACAAGAGATGAAAGAGGCAGGAGCAGAAACCATTGCCCAAAATGAAGAGACGTCTGTTGTGTTTGGAATGCCAAAAGAAGCAATTAAAAGAGGATGTGTTGACCACATCCTCCCACTTACTGAGATTTATAAAAAAATTGTGGGCTTTGATTGA
- a CDS encoding chemotaxis protein CheD has protein sequence MEPPIEVIDRFLNPGEIFFGDSPYRIRTLLGSCVSIVLWHPTQHVGGMCHFLLPYPAELKLEKTYKYGIDAFQYFLSEIKKKHTKPSDYSAKIFGGSNMFINEEKEIFRNDATSLIGTKNSEFAKKILKDNQIKIISEDVGGNQSRKIYFSVWDGEVWVEKH, from the coding sequence ATGGAACCTCCAATTGAAGTCATAGATCGATTTTTGAATCCAGGAGAAATTTTCTTCGGGGATAGCCCATATCGGATTCGAACACTTCTAGGTTCCTGTGTTTCCATTGTATTGTGGCACCCTACCCAACATGTCGGAGGCATGTGTCATTTTTTACTCCCCTATCCTGCTGAACTCAAATTAGAAAAAACATATAAATATGGTATTGATGCCTTTCAATATTTTCTATCAGAGATCAAAAAAAAACATACAAAACCATCTGATTACTCTGCTAAAATTTTTGGCGGATCCAATATGTTTATAAATGAGGAAAAGGAAATCTTTCGAAATGATGCTACGAGTCTCATTGGAACTAAGAATTCCGAATTTGCAAAAAAAATCCTAAAAGACAATCAAATCAAAATCATTTCTGAAGACGTTGGCGGAAACCAATCGAGAAAAATTTATTTTTCTGTTTGGGATGGCGAGGTATGGGTCGAAAAACATTGA
- a CDS encoding chemotaxis protein CheW: MQDIQYLTFLLSKELFGLGILYIKEIIEFESVTHVPMMPEYIPGVINLRGNVVPVIDLNTRFYKKKTETNRKTCIIITEIKLENETIDVGLLVDAVNEVVDIPENQIEEAPSFGSKIRLDFIQGIGKLENQFVIILKMNQILDLSEIQSIHETTSQIS; encoded by the coding sequence ATGCAAGACATTCAATATCTGACCTTCCTTTTATCCAAAGAATTATTTGGGTTAGGAATCTTGTACATCAAAGAGATTATCGAATTTGAATCCGTCACCCATGTTCCTATGATGCCTGAATATATTCCTGGCGTGATTAATTTACGTGGGAATGTGGTTCCTGTGATTGATTTAAATACAAGATTTTATAAAAAGAAAACAGAAACAAATCGAAAAACTTGTATTATCATCACTGAAATCAAATTAGAGAACGAAACAATTGATGTAGGTTTACTTGTTGATGCAGTGAATGAGGTTGTGGATATACCCGAAAATCAAATCGAAGAAGCACCTAGTTTTGGCTCAAAGATTCGTTTGGATTTTATCCAAGGGATAGGCAAGTTAGAAAACCAGTTTGTGATCATTCTAAAGATGAATCAAATTTTAGATTTATCAGAAATTCAATCGATCCACGAAACCACATCACAGATTAGTTAA
- a CDS encoding methyl-accepting chemotaxis protein, which produces MKSVSANTKLIGYFIIGLVFTLWISLYSSGVFSKKIPVTINSEERIQKSDSVSHLLRLSLSIHEDLTHILLLPTPAESLIAKINYDIEKLNKSFDMVSPLFTKEVEKTKFQSAINEKNQYLDAVLNSLKQTDTSGNPKQKEIQNSEISTKWKNYSSHLQDLQKIFLVSNLSDIQSTIETNDHFDYTIYIVSGVFILISFVLLLILLNQINKPLKQAIQIKTALDSVSTNVMISDLNLDVVYMNKAIQKMFANSEADIQKQIRNFSLKNLMGSNIDGYHKDPSHQRKLLGTFTAEHRTSIIIANREFNLIANPIITESGKRLGSVVEWADVTESNAQARAVDRSQATIEFKMDGTIITANENFLTLMDYSLAEIKGQHHRMFVETKEYSSENYKQFWAALNRGEYQSAEYKRFGKNGKEVWLQATYTPILDASGVPTKVIKFASDITENKKRTQEFTSQIEAINRAQATIEFLVDGTILSANDIFLNTMGYSLSEIEGKHHRMFVEPSYINSEEYKQFWASLARGEFQTAEYKRIAKGGREVWLQATYNPILDLNGKPYKVIKFATDITEQKKLALETARIVDDLVVGLAALENGDLTQLITSHYEGGFAKLRDSFNNTSKKLVDIINDVRTNTDALVNAADEVASTASTLSQGASEQAASVEETSASLEEMGASIDQNAENAKQTDTIATKSAKDAKQGGEAVKNTVTAMKEIADKISIIEDIAYQTNLLALNAAIEAARAGEHGKGFAVVASEVRKLAERSQKSANEIGTLAGSSVQIAESAGKLIEDIVPAINKTADLVQEITAASQEQSSGVNEVNKAMGQLDQVSQQSASASEELAAIAEELQAQAERLMSSISFFKLGKLSTVANHPEKKPTRNAPPKQPISKKESLDDHSKFQKY; this is translated from the coding sequence ATGAAGTCAGTCAGCGCAAACACCAAGTTAATCGGTTATTTTATAATTGGATTGGTATTTACTTTATGGATTAGTTTGTATAGTTCCGGAGTATTTTCCAAAAAAATACCCGTTACAATCAATTCGGAAGAACGGATTCAAAAATCAGATTCTGTATCCCACTTGTTAAGACTCAGTTTATCAATTCATGAAGACTTAACTCACATTCTGCTTCTACCAACTCCCGCGGAATCCTTAATCGCAAAAATTAATTATGATATTGAGAAATTGAACAAATCTTTTGATATGGTCTCACCATTATTCACAAAAGAAGTTGAGAAAACAAAATTCCAATCTGCCATAAATGAAAAAAATCAATATCTCGATGCTGTTTTAAATAGTTTAAAACAAACGGACACCTCTGGGAATCCAAAACAGAAAGAGATCCAAAATTCAGAAATTTCGACAAAATGGAAAAATTATTCTAGTCATCTTCAAGACTTACAAAAAATCTTTTTAGTCTCCAACTTAAGCGATATCCAATCAACAATTGAAACGAATGATCATTTCGATTATACGATTTATATTGTTAGTGGTGTTTTTATCCTCATTTCCTTTGTTTTGCTTCTCATTCTATTGAACCAAATCAACAAACCTTTAAAACAAGCCATTCAAATCAAAACGGCATTAGATAGCGTTTCTACAAACGTAATGATTTCCGATTTGAATCTAGATGTTGTTTATATGAACAAAGCGATTCAGAAAATGTTCGCCAATTCAGAGGCAGACATCCAAAAACAAATCCGAAATTTTTCCCTAAAAAATCTAATGGGAAGTAATATTGATGGATACCATAAAGATCCAAGCCACCAAAGAAAATTGCTGGGAACATTCACTGCGGAACATCGAACGAGTATTATAATAGCAAATCGAGAATTCAACTTAATTGCAAATCCAATCATTACAGAATCAGGAAAAAGATTAGGAAGTGTTGTCGAATGGGCTGATGTCACGGAATCAAATGCGCAAGCAAGAGCCGTTGATAGATCACAAGCAACAATCGAGTTCAAAATGGATGGAACCATCATTACGGCAAATGAGAATTTTTTAACTTTGATGGACTATTCTTTGGCTGAAATCAAAGGACAACACCACAGGATGTTTGTAGAAACCAAGGAATATTCATCCGAAAACTATAAACAATTTTGGGCAGCTTTGAACCGAGGAGAATACCAATCCGCAGAATACAAACGGTTTGGAAAAAACGGAAAAGAAGTTTGGCTACAAGCAACCTATACACCCATTCTAGACGCAAGTGGTGTTCCGACTAAAGTAATTAAATTTGCGTCTGACATCACAGAAAATAAGAAGCGAACCCAAGAATTTACAAGCCAAATTGAAGCGATCAATCGTGCACAGGCAACGATTGAATTTTTAGTCGATGGAACTATCTTATCTGCAAACGATATTTTCTTAAATACAATGGGTTATTCCCTTTCTGAAATCGAAGGGAAACACCATCGAATGTTTGTTGAGCCAAGTTATATAAATTCAGAGGAATATAAACAATTCTGGGCCTCTTTAGCTCGAGGTGAATTTCAAACTGCAGAATACAAACGAATAGCAAAAGGTGGTAGAGAAGTTTGGTTACAAGCGACATACAACCCGATTCTGGATCTGAATGGAAAACCATATAAAGTGATCAAATTTGCTACAGATATCACAGAACAAAAAAAATTGGCTCTCGAAACGGCAAGGATTGTGGATGATTTAGTGGTTGGTCTTGCGGCTCTTGAAAATGGAGATTTAACACAACTAATCACAAGTCATTATGAAGGTGGTTTTGCAAAACTTCGTGATTCATTCAATAACACTTCAAAAAAACTTGTAGATATCATAAATGATGTTAGGACCAATACAGATGCCCTTGTTAACGCTGCAGATGAAGTAGCATCTACTGCGAGCACATTATCACAAGGTGCCAGTGAACAAGCTGCCTCTGTAGAAGAAACTTCGGCATCATTAGAAGAAATGGGTGCCTCGATCGATCAAAACGCTGAAAATGCAAAACAAACTGATACCATTGCAACCAAATCAGCAAAAGATGCAAAACAGGGTGGAGAGGCTGTCAAAAACACCGTGACTGCGATGAAAGAAATTGCAGATAAAATCTCTATCATTGAAGACATTGCTTACCAAACCAACTTACTTGCATTAAATGCTGCGATCGAAGCAGCAAGGGCAGGTGAACATGGAAAAGGATTTGCCGTTGTTGCTTCTGAAGTCAGAAAACTGGCTGAAAGATCCCAAAAATCGGCCAATGAAATTGGAACGTTAGCGGGTAGTTCTGTTCAAATTGCAGAGTCAGCTGGAAAATTAATCGAAGACATCGTACCTGCAATCAACAAAACAGCAGATCTTGTCCAAGAAATCACTGCTGCAAGCCAAGAACAATCATCGGGTGTGAATGAAGTGAACAAAGCGATGGGCCAACTTGACCAAGTATCCCAACAATCGGCGAGTGCTTCTGAGGAACTAGCTGCAATCGCAGAAGAATTACAAGCGCAAGCAGAAAGGCTTATGTCTTCCATCAGTTTTTTCAAATTAGGGAAATTATCTACTGTTGCAAACCATCCGGAAAAGAAACCGACAAGGAATGCTCCACCAAAACAACCAATCTCTAAAAAAGAAAGTTTGGATGATCACTCAAAATTTCAAAAATACTAA